The genomic stretch ctcaaccagttcccaatccatgagaggacctgtcctcttattccctgactgtggagttttctcaacagcttttagtgagggaccatatcaaacaccttctggcatttagtgaatctgaggagacccagtggaggccaggcagcctaagtaaaatgtgtggggttttttttgctgttggggctatgtaacatgctacatgttATGGGCTTGCACTGGTCTGCCTGTCTGGGATAGCACTGGTCTGCCTGACTgttatgaaaccaagtattttttttaattgacaattttttttaagcttatgaattttcaggggttttttttaaacaccgaTTGTGgcctgtttattctctgtctcttgatatagatatagatgatataactagtaagcatcacaagaggatcaattctcattgatatttgcaataaaacgtTTTagaaatccaatctaaataataacttggccttgcatttgttgtcctgggagctaaacatgataatacttaaatgccttttttccttaTGTTGatcacctccctatgttgaccaatgtcctccagtcccttgggtggtcaacttaaagaggttctactgtattttatttctCCCATACAAGCAGAATATTTAGATTAAATATGACATCTTTAAATAATTACACATTGTTCCATCGTTGTGACACAAAAAAGTAAGGACAACCCAGCTGAAGGTTCATGTGATGCTTTCCTCCTGTATCAACTGGGTTTGTAGGGTAGCAAGTTTAGGAAATGCATAAAACTAGCTATCTAGTTAGGCCTAAATGACATATTTTGTGCATCTGCTTGAttcctttttctgtttgtttttcttctcaatGCACAATAGCCATGAGTGGCTTCAAAGCTGGACAGACATTTCATTCCTTAGCAGGGACCTCCCAATGAGGGTTATCCCATATTCACAAAGGATTGTGAGTGCAGAGCTGCCTTgccatgaaaatgaatggggaaggCTACGCACGTGGAAGGTGCCCAATCATTACTGTAATGAGCACAGTGCTCTCAGATATGATAGCTGTATGCAACTCTCTGCAAAAGTGATTGATGAACTTACTACAATACAAAAATTCTAAGGGAGGGATTATTTAGGCCTGGAAGATCTAGCCGTGATTACAAAATGATGGCTTACAGAACAGTTTCAGGCAGATTTTCAGTCTCTTGACTAAGCAGATCTCAACAGTACATTGTGTATGAGCATGGACCTGGATTTATATCCTTTTACCATACATTCCTATGACATGGATTGAAGATACATGAAGCAACAAGCTTACTGACACTGAACAGGTCTGGTGACTACTGGGgttggagactgcctgggaaccatCATGCATAAAGGTGAGATATGTATGTTAAAAAAGCCTATAACTTCCTAAATACATCTGTTTATAGTTACTATATGCTGAAAGGCTTAAAGTATGCTGGAATTTTACATGAGTTATAATCAGTACTTGTACTCGTAATTCATTACGTTTGAAAGATGATTTGTAAAAAGAGTATCCTATGGCTTCCAGGAACAAAATTTTTCTAACTTAGGTGGCAAAATTGCTGGTTAAGAAAATGGAGCAATGGGAAACCACTGCACTTGCTACAGATAGAATTAGTtagaactgtttttttttaaaggtactaTAATTTCAAAAATTAAATTGTCATCCTAGAATCTGTGTGCTGAAAGTATGCCAGTTGATCAAGATTATTTGTTAATCATGGTTCTCTGAACTGTTCGCTTGTTTCCTGAATGCGCACTTATATGTAATGCAATTTTAATATGTGCCTTGAAAGCCAAGTCATATACTTCAAAAACCAGTATATCAGTTCACATCAGAAACCGAGAGAAAGGTCTCTGCAATGCAATAGCTTTGAATTAACTGGCCACGTGTGTTCATAAAATCTGAGTTTGTATATGCCTATGTATGTTCAGTCTTCTGCGTATCTCTACAATTTCCCAATCTGTATTGAGTCATATACTACTGCCCTGTCACTCTGCTCATTTTTCTTTCCAGCACAAAAGTAGACCATTTTCCTAATAGAGCAAGTGATATTTTAGTATCTCTGTGAATTTAGTTTTAATATACCAACATTGTTGTTTGGTTTTGTTCTGAAACCACTAAGCTTTACCAACATATTTAAAAGAACAAAGATATAATTATTGCATTGACTGACAAAAGGAGATATAAagatttccaaaatattttattGCACACCTAGACTAATCACTGAGAGATCATTCATCTTACTAGGATTCTAGTTGCCACTGAGACAAGCGATGCCTAAAAAAAGAACTGTGAGGTGGAAGCCACAAGAGCTGTGACTGACATTGGTAAGGGAGGAGGACAACTTCAACAACTATTAGGACTCTTCATTCCCAGTTTATCCCTACTTTCCTTCCCAAGCTGTCTCCATTTAGATATTTTAAAACTGGGATGGCGATGTCTCGTCGGTACTAATAAAATGCCATGTATACAGATGACACCAGAACAATAATATAGAAACTCCATTAATCTAACAATCAAAATTTTGCCTTACCCTGGATGAGCTCTGGCTTGTAGGTTTTGCGGAGCTGTTCCAGGAAACTATTATAGAAAGACTCAGCTTGGTCTGTCGGCATTGCCATATGATAGTCTGGCTTGTTTCCTTTCAGGATACATTGAAGAGTAAACTGGCTAACACACAAGACCTCATACTGCTTGTCCATTACACTTTTCGACCATTGTTTCCCACTTTCATCTTCAAAGACTCGCAGGTTTAAAATCTTCCGAACCCTAAGTGAAAAAGCAGAAGGCATGGAATGTTTTCTGGAAAAGAAAGGATTCTTAAAGTTctgcaaaaaaatgaaaaaaggacacaaccagaaaataaaaataaaagggacATCAACATATAGATCCTGAAGATTTCACATGCTGATAATCCTACCACTAAAGATGAAAAAATATTTGTACAAGAAAAGTTAACATTTTAATGCAAAATAGTGTGATTCTTTGTACTGACTTACATGTGTTCAAGCTCTTTCTGAGTGTCTTCCACAGAGAGACCCAACAGGACACAAATGCCTCGGCCAATAGAACTGATTTGTTCTTCACCAACTGTAGGAAAAATGTAAGAATTCTCAACATTTCTCCTTTATGTCACAGCACATATATGCCCTAGTATGCTGCAATGACAAATGAAGCTTTAAAAGTGTCTTTGCTCCTgaattaactcatttctgcctggccaggtccctgtttggtccctgttgcatatatgtaacattgggcagacatGACTTAAGAAGCCAATTAACTGCCCAGAGCTTGTTGGCTCTATGCACCAATTCTATTTCTGAAAGAAGAGTTTTCtcaatcattttttaaattatttcttcCTAGATCAGGAAGAGATGGTCTTCTCACCTCCCCTAGCATAAACAAAATAGCAAGCTCACAAATGCCATCAAGATGCAAAATACTTATTCTTGGGTGTGACTGTTTTGCAGTACGACCCTGTGTATATTTAGAAGTActggtaagttccactgtgtccaaCGAGGCTTACTCCCTAAGAAGTGTGTTTAAAATTGCTGTCTTAGTCCACAGTCACTACCAAGCAGACTCTGTGAAAGCCAAGCACTGTCCATTTCATTACAGAACTGAAATCTTACAGCTAGAAAGAAGAGAGGTGCCAGGTTAAGCTTCTTCACAGTGCTATGATAGCAGGACAAAACGCAACTGGTAAAATTCTCCTTCTCCGCAAACTATTCAATATACGAGGGCCTGGTCCAATGCCATCCTGAATCCACCCGACAATCCTAGTTAATGAATATGCCTACCCTTTACCTTTAACTCAAGCAGTTTACTAATGCAGCATGATTTTGGAAGGTCACTCTCTTTAACTTACCTCAACATTTCAAAAATAttactgtaaagcagtggttctcgcacatttagcatcaggacccacttttaagaatgagaaccTGTTGGCACCCattctgcaatcctaaacacacttaaagtgcaatcctatacatgtttactcagaagttcaactgtgtttaatgggtcttactttcaggtgtgtaaaggattgcaaccCTAATCTGAGAgtactacaatgggacttaattccacACAAGATCCCTGTTGTCGAAGAAAGGGCACACACAATCAGAGGCAAGACTGACAAATTCTCTCAGGTTATGTCTGCATGGAATCTTCCACACTTAATAGACAAACTAATGGAGGACAGGCCTAACAATAGCTATCAGCAAATGGAGCCTTGATGTTCAAGAGACCTTGAAGACCGTTTGAGTCTGCCTTCATACCCTGCTTG from Tiliqua scincoides isolate rTilSci1 chromosome 4, rTilSci1.hap2, whole genome shotgun sequence encodes the following:
- the DTD1 gene encoding D-aminoacyl-tRNA deacylase 1 translates to MKAIIQRVTRASVTVGEEQISSIGRGICVLLGLSVEDTQKELEHMVRKILNLRVFEDESGKQWSKSVMDKQYEVLCVSQFTLQCILKGNKPDYHMAMPTDQAESFYNSFLEQLRKTYKPELIQDGKFGAYMQVHIQNDGPVTIELESPAAPTDSKQLAKLEKQQQRKEKTRMKVPSESSRERNVPRSKNDPSASSGAEGDVSSEREP